The genomic segment CTGAAACTCTTCTTTTAACATATCCATTATAATTATATCATAAGTTTCATCCAGAATTTCTACAGCTTTTCGAAGCCTTCCTACTTCCTTAAAGCCAATTTTTTTATATAAATTATAAGCAACCTCATTATATTCAAATACATTTAACGATATATTTCTCAGATTTAAAAATGAAAAGCCGTAATCAAGTAGCAAGTTTATAGCTTCCATTCCATAACCTTTTCGCTGATATTTTGGATTTCCAAGCATAATTCCCATTTCAGCTGTTCTATGTATCTCTCCTACTGATTTAAAACCTACATTTCCCAAAAGTTCATCATTTTCCAATAATCTGACAGCAAATATTTTCTCTTTTTTGATTGAATTTAATAATTCTTTTTCACTTTCAAAATCCATAATATTTGTATAAACAACACATCCTAGTCCTACTGAAACTTCTATATTATTTATCATTTCAGTATATTCTTCAACATCATCAAGAGAAATTGGCGAAAGATAAACATTATCACCAACCAATGTTTTTAAATATTTTTTCTTTTCAGGGTTATTTTCCATTTTATTCCTCCCAAATTAAGTTCCCTTAATCAATTTTTTCTCTACGCTTCGTAGAAATTATGAATTTTTCCTTTAAAGTTCCTAAATCATTATTGTTCAAGGCATCTTTTATTACATCCAGCTCCCTTTCAAACTGCTGTATCATTTTCAAAAGATTTTTTTTATTCCCCATAAAAAGTTCTGCCCACAAATCTTCATTTATCTTTGCAATTCTTGTCAAATCTCGGTAAGAATCCCCAATAAACCGGTTTGTATCGTACTTTTCACTATCGCTGTTTACGAGCGAAACTGCAATTGCGTGGGTAAGCTGGCTCGTAAATGCAATAATTTCATCATGTTCCTGTGCTGTAAGAAAACTGACTTTTTTAAATCCCATTCGCTTCACAATTTCTGACAACAGTTCCAGATTTTCCTTTTTATTTTTTTCATCCTTAATAATTATATAATTTGCATCTTTAAACACTCGATTGTCTGCAAAATCAATCCCGCGTTTCTCACGTCCCGCCATAGGATGTCCAAAAACAAAGTCAATATTTCTTCCACTCTTCTCAATAATTGGATCAATATCCTTGATAATTTTCTCTTTAATTCCAACAACATCAGTAATTATCGCATTTTCCTTAAAATAATCAATATTATTCACAAAAAACGACTTCATCAAATTCGGATAAAGAGTAATAACTACAAAATCCGACTTTTCCAAAGGCTCCCTAGTTTCCAGAAATCCTTTATTTATCATATTTTTCTCTTCTGCTTTTTTTATCGTTTCCTCATCAATATCAATCCCATAAACAGTCTTAATGCCCATTTCCTTAAAACTTTGTGCAAAAGCTGCTCCGATTACTCCGAGTCCGACTATTGTTACTGTTAAATTTTCTATTTTTTTCAAAATTGTAAACACCCCTTTTTACAAATTTTCTTATAAACAGCTACTTCAATTTAAATATTATATGAAAAATATCAAAATTTTAATTATTCCACCAGCTTTTATTTTGCTTTTCCAATTTTTTCATTTCTTCCGTTCTTCCTTGTGACTTATAAATTTCTATTAACATATTTCGTTCGTATGTTTTACCATCAGTTGAATGTTTAAACGCCATAGAGTTTTTATATGCCTTTTCAGCTTCAATAAAATTACCTTGTAAAAAATACATATCTCCTATTCTAATCCAATAATCCCGTGCATCAAACTTTTGTTTTTTATTAGATATTTTTTGTATTGCCAATTTATAATACTTTATGGCATTTTCATAATTTTGAGTTTTATAATCATACATTTGGGCTAATGAAGCATAATCGGGTTGATAGTCTTCTAATTCGATTAACTGTAAATAAGTTTTTTCTGCTAAGTCATATTTTTTCAAACTCACATAAGAATATGCTAATATTCTCAAATCTCTAACATCACCTGTTTCCTTATAATTATTTTCATATTCTTGTAATTTTTGTTCCCCAAAACTTTTATCCTTCTTTTGCCTTTCTAAAGCTTCTTGAGCTGGCTTATATCCTTTATCAGCAGCTTCTTTCAATAACTTATTTCCTTCTTCATCCTGTTTTATCCAAATATAAAATTCTCCTAAATCATTCAATGCTTTTACATCATTAGATTTTATTAAGTCATTATACCGTTCAATAATTTTCTCTTCTAATTCTTTAGTTTTCTCTCTATTTACTTTTAAAACTGAACGCACTATTGAATCTCTCCAATATCTATAGAATGAAATAATTTTTTCTTTTATTTCTCTACTATTTCCTAAGTTATTATTTTCTTTTTCATATTTTAATAATAATTTCTCAGATTCTTCAAATTTTCTATTTCGAAAATAATAATCACTTAATTTTAATAGTGAATCCTTATCTCCTTTTTCAATTTGTTTTAAATATTGTTTTTCTTCTTTAGTATAAGTTTCTTTAGAAAAAGAATTAATCGAAAAAATTAAAATTAGTAATAATAGCCATTTTCTTTTCATTTTTTACAACCTTCTAATAAATTTATTTAAAACTTTTCCCCAACACATTCGCAATTTTCTCCACATCCTGCATTAAATCGTCAAACACTTCAAATTTCAATGACTGCGGCCCATCTGACAATGCCTTGTCCGGTTCAGGATGCACTTCTACCATAAGTCCATCTGCTCCAGCGGCAATTCCTGCCATTGCAAGCGGTTTTACCATCCAGTATTTTCCAGTTGCATGAGCTGAATCTACAATTATTGGCAAATGTGTCAATTTTTTAATCATAGGTACTGCATTCAAGTCCAATACATTTCTGTACGCTGTTTCATAAGTCCTGATTCCTCTTTCACAAAGAACTACGTTTTCATTTCCACCAGCCAAAATATATTCTGCCGACATTAACCATTCTTCTATTGTTGCACTCAATCCTCTTTTTAACAATACTGGAATATCTGTTTTTCCAACTTCCTTCAACAAATCAAAGTTTTGCATATTTCTCGCACCTAATTGAATCATATCAAGATGTGGGCCAAATTCGTGCAATTGAGCGATTGACATAACTTCACAAATTATTGGAAGTCCTGTTTCCTCTTTTGCTTTTTTCATAAGTTCAATACCCTCCATTCCAAGTCCTTGAAACGCATAAGGCGATGTTCTCGGTTTTACAACTCCACCTCTTAAAATATTCGCTCCAGCCGCTTTGACAGCTTTTGCCGTATCAATTATCTGTTTTTCATTTTCCACAGAACAAGGCCCTGCCATCATCACAAGATTATTTCCACCAATTTCCACATTTCCTACTTTTACAATAGTGTCCTCAGGTTTAAATTTTCTACTTGCTCTCTTATACGGCTCTTGAACCCTTTGCACATCCAGCACATAATCTAGCGACTGAATATGTTTTATATCAATTGTACTAATATCCCCAACTAATCCCAAAATCGAATATTCTTTGCCAGCAATCAATTTAACGCTCACATTATTTTCTGTTTCCAATCTATTTATCAATTTTTCCAAGATTTTCTCATTTATTCCACCATCTACTTTAATAATCATCATTTTTTCTCCTGTTCTATTTTTAATTTTTTAGCCATTTGTAAAAGTCTAAAATTCCTAATAATCACAATGTTTTTACAGTTCTAATTTCTACCATTTTTCTCCAGTATTTTTACAATGAAATTTTAATATTTTAGATAGCAACACTGCATCTAGTCAGGTTTTTATATTATTACTTTTCAATCGCCTATATTTTTAATTTTTATCATTTATTACAAAACAATTTTACTGTACAATTTTCAAATTATCCTACAATTACAGCCGTCCCGCTACAAGTTACCATAAGCATTCCATTATCTGCTCCCAGCACTTCATAGTCCATTTTCACACCAATAATGGCATTTGCTCCCAAAGCCGCAGCCCTAGTTTTCATTTCCTCCAAAGCATTCGTTCTCGCTGAAAGAAGTTCATCCTCATACCCTTTAGATCTTCCCCCAAAGATATTTCTCAAACTTGCCCCCATATCCTTAAACATATTAATTCCTGAAATAACCTCTCCAAAGACAATCCCTTTA from the Leptotrichia trevisanii DSM 22070 genome contains:
- a CDS encoding GNAT family N-acetyltransferase, translating into MENNPEKKKYLKTLVGDNVYLSPISLDDVEEYTEMINNIEVSVGLGCVVYTNIMDFESEKELLNSIKKEKIFAVRLLENDELLGNVGFKSVGEIHRTAEMGIMLGNPKYQRKGYGMEAINLLLDYGFSFLNLRNISLNVFEYNEVAYNLYKKIGFKEVGRLRKAVEILDETYDIIIMDMLKEEFQSIYIKRELKKRYNLK
- a CDS encoding prephenate dehydrogenase, whose translation is MKKIENLTVTIVGLGVIGAAFAQSFKEMGIKTVYGIDIDEETIKKAEEKNMINKGFLETREPLEKSDFVVITLYPNLMKSFFVNNIDYFKENAIITDVVGIKEKIIKDIDPIIEKSGRNIDFVFGHPMAGREKRGIDFADNRVFKDANYIIIKDEKNKKENLELLSEIVKRMGFKKVSFLTAQEHDEIIAFTSQLTHAIAVSLVNSDSEKYDTNRFIGDSYRDLTRIAKINEDLWAELFMGNKKNLLKMIQQFERELDVIKDALNNNDLGTLKEKFIISTKRREKID
- a CDS encoding tetratricopeptide repeat protein, which gives rise to MKRKWLLLLILIFSINSFSKETYTKEEKQYLKQIEKGDKDSLLKLSDYYFRNRKFEESEKLLLKYEKENNNLGNSREIKEKIISFYRYWRDSIVRSVLKVNREKTKELEEKIIERYNDLIKSNDVKALNDLGEFYIWIKQDEEGNKLLKEAADKGYKPAQEALERQKKDKSFGEQKLQEYENNYKETGDVRDLRILAYSYVSLKKYDLAEKTYLQLIELEDYQPDYASLAQMYDYKTQNYENAIKYYKLAIQKISNKKQKFDARDYWIRIGDMYFLQGNFIEAEKAYKNSMAFKHSTDGKTYERNMLIEIYKSQGRTEEMKKLEKQNKSWWNN
- the aroF gene encoding 3-deoxy-7-phosphoheptulonate synthase gives rise to the protein MIIKVDGGINEKILEKLINRLETENNVSVKLIAGKEYSILGLVGDISTIDIKHIQSLDYVLDVQRVQEPYKRASRKFKPEDTIVKVGNVEIGGNNLVMMAGPCSVENEKQIIDTAKAVKAAGANILRGGVVKPRTSPYAFQGLGMEGIELMKKAKEETGLPIICEVMSIAQLHEFGPHLDMIQLGARNMQNFDLLKEVGKTDIPVLLKRGLSATIEEWLMSAEYILAGGNENVVLCERGIRTYETAYRNVLDLNAVPMIKKLTHLPIIVDSAHATGKYWMVKPLAMAGIAAGADGLMVEVHPEPDKALSDGPQSLKFEVFDDLMQDVEKIANVLGKSFK
- a CDS encoding putative heavy metal-binding protein, with the protein product MVITTTNEIQDKKVVEYKGIVFGEVISGINMFKDMGASLRNIFGGRSKGYEDELLSARTNALEEMKTRAAALGANAIIGVKMDYEVLGADNGMLMVTCSGTAVIVG